A window of Amyelois transitella isolate CPQ chromosome 30, ilAmyTran1.1, whole genome shotgun sequence contains these coding sequences:
- the LOC106139450 gene encoding protein diaphanous isoform X2: MHPSKSGAGTVPRLKRRETWRQKKLDTWFGRPKKPSGGPDRGYDTVPRGAEPRAEDDERSAAAEYTNKINALNDDQLQRRFEEMLSDMNLSEEKKAPLRKYSRDQKQKMLVAYKFVNAQEGRSKFEKPSDYVTYLNQPELSVGKLHSCLENLRIALTNNPLSWIEEFGTKGIEALLNTLNLCYVNDSRYDRVQNECIRCIAAILNNTVGIRTMFECREALPVLARSLQPRQPVCALEAAKVLAAICLIPNGHEKVLEAITMAGESSQKPRFLPIVEGLDPKAPESLKNGCMQLMNAIITEPEELEFRMHLRSEFMRTGLYDLIDELRASSERAREIQMTVFDTHAAADHDEFLARFDDVRVDFNDANECFELVKNLVLDTPAEPYLLSILQHLLFIRDDELIRPAYYKLIEECVTQIVLHKNGYDPDFRATQRFNIDVQPLIDGLIEKSRAEEERKVEELNGKLEAAIAARQEAEARAAHLEGRLQAAGGAPAHSHANIAAIAKAIGSPGGPPPPPPPPMPGGGPPPPPPPPMPGANAGGPPPPPPPPLPGGPPPPPMPGAGPPPPPMPGMGPPPPPMMGGPMMPRMPQPDVLPHGLKPKKRWEVEGPLKRANWKTIVPQKMSEKAFWVKVQEDKLASPDILSGLAMKFSSKPVAKKNEDSVDKVPTLKKVKDLKVLDSKAAQSLSILLGGSLKHMSYSHIRTCILRCDTQVLTANVLDLLIQYLPPADQLKKLSELKCNVSELTEAEQFAVTVADVKRLLPRLRSLAFREHYREIIAEVKPDIVSGTAACEEVKSSSKFAKILELLLLLGNYMNTGSNNAGAYGFEISFLTKLTATKDLENKQTLLHYLVETIENKFPDVLKFAEEMPHIDRAARVSMENLQKSLKKMDSDIRALETDLNNSRVPQCPDDLFHETMNSFAKEAREQCDLLNSMYRKMEALYNELAEYYVFDPHKYTLEEFFADIKTFKDSFITAYQENVVAREMEERNRRARSARELAERERRERAHRYQQFVDMERAQDGVMDSLMEALQSGSAFSRERPRKKANPRAAGAERRAQLSRSRSRSGLTGAMTARELTNELLSNA, translated from the exons CTGGACACATGGTTCGGGAGGCCGAAGAAGCCGAGCGGGGGTCCGGACCGCGGGTACGACACGGTCCCGCGGGGGGCGGAGCCCCGGGCCGAGGATGACGAGCGCTCGGCCGCCGCGGAGTACACGAACAAAATCAACGCTCTCAACGATGATCAGCTGCAGAGGCGGTTTGAGGAGATGCTT TCTGACATGAACCTTAGCGAGGAGAAGAAGGCGCCGCTGAGGAAGTACTCCCGGGATCAGAAACAGAAGATGTTGGTAGCTTACAAATTTGTTAACGCACAG GAAGGGCGGTCAAAGTTCGAAAAACCATCGGACTACGTCACCTATCTGAACCAGCCTGAACTGTCTGTGGGCAAACTGCACAGCTGTCTGGAGAATCTGAGGATAGCTTTGACAAACAATCCTCTGTCGTGGATAGAAGAGTTCGGAACGAAAGGCATAGAGGCGTTGCTCAACACGCTCAACTTGTGTTATGTTAA CGACTCCCGCTACGACCGCGTGCAGAACGAGTGCATCCGCTGCATAGCGGCCATCCTGAACAACACGGTGGGCATCCGCACCATGTTCGAGTGCCGCGAGGCGCTGCCCGTGCTGGCGCGCAGCCTGCAGCCGCGCCAGCCCGTGTGCGCGCTCGAGGCCGCCAAG gTCTTAGCCGCCATCTGCTTGATACCCAACGGGCACGAGAAAGTTCTGGAAGCTATCACGATGGCAGGCGAGTCGAGTCAGAAGCCCAGGTTTCTGCCTATCGTTGAGGGGTTGGATCCCAAGGCTCCAGAGAGTTTGAAG AACGGCTGTATGCAACTGATGAATGCAATAATCACGGAACCAGAAGAATTAGAGTTTAGAATGCATCTGCGTAGCGAGTTTATGAGAACTGGACTCTATGACCTTATAG ACGAGCTTCGAGCAAGTTCTGAACGTGCGAGAGAAATACAAATGACAGTGTTTGACACGCACGCGGCGGCTGATCATGACGAGTTCCTGGCGAGGTTCGACGACGTCAG AGTGGACTTCAACGACGCGAATGAATGCTTCGAGTTGGTGAAGAATCTAGTGCTGGACACGCCGGCGGAGCCCTACTTACTGTCTATATTACAGCACTTGCTGTTTATAAGAGACGACGAATTGATAAG acCAGCATATTACAAGCTAATTGAAGAATGTGTGACGCAAATAGTGTTACACAAGAACGGATACGACCCGGATTTCAGAGCGACGCAAAGGTTCAATATTGACGTTCAACCGCTCATCGACGGGCTAATAG aaaaatcTCGAGCTGAGGAGGAGAGGAAGGTGGAGGAGCTGAACGGCAAGCTGGAGGCGGCCATCGCGGCGCGGCAGGAGGCGGAGGCGCGCGCCGCGCACCTCGAGGGGCGGCTGCAGGCGGCCGGCGGTGCGCCCGCGCACTCGCACGCCAACATCGCCGCCATCGCTAag GCGATAGGAAGTCCGGGAGGTCCGCCGCCACCACCTCCGCCGCCGATGCCTGGAG GGGGCccgccaccgccgccgccTCCCCCCATGCCTGGAG CCAATGCAGGCGGTccgcccccgccgccgccgcccccGCTGCCGGGcgggccgccgccgccgcccatGCCGGGCGCGGGCCCGCCCCCGCCGCCCATGCCCGGCATGGGGCCGCCCCCGCCGCCCATGATGGGGGGGCCCATGATGCCCAGGatg CCCCAACCAGACGTCTTACCCCACGGTCTGAAGCCCAAGAAACGGTGGGAGGTAGAGGGTCCACTGAAAAGGGCTAATTGGAAGACAATAGTGCCGCAGAAGATGTCTGAAAAGGCTTTCTGGGTCAAG GTGCAAGAGGACAAACTGGCGTCTCCAGATATCCTGAGTGGGCTGGCCATGAAGTTCTCCAGTAAACCTGTCGCCAAGAAGAACGAGGATTCTGTCGATAA aGTGCCAACATTGAAGAAGGTCAAAGATCTCAAAGTGCTAGACAGCAAGGCGGCTCAGAGTCTCTCAATCCTTCTCGGCGGTTCCCTCAAACACATGTCGTATTCTCACATAAGGACGTGTATATTGAGATGTGACACGCAAGTTTTGACTGCCAACGTTCTTGACTTATTAATACAG TACCTCCCCCCCGCGGACCAGCTGAAGAAGCTGTCCGAGCTGAAGTGCAACGTGTCGGAACTGACCGAGGCGGAGCAGTTCGCCGTCACGGTAGCTGACGTCAAGCGGCTGCTGCCCCGGCTGAGGAGTCTCGCCTTCCGGGAACACTACCGGGAGATCATCGCCGAGGTCAAACCT GACATAGTATCCGGGACGGCGGCTTGCGAAGAGGTGAAATCAAGTAGTAAATTCGCCAAAATACTTGAGCTCTTACTACTACTGGGCAACTATATGAACACGGGGTCTAACAATGCTGGCGCTTACGGCTTCGAGATCAGTTTTCTTACTAAG CTAACGGCGACGAAGGATCTTGAAAACAAGCAGACATTACTTCACTACCTCGTGGAAACCATAGAGAATAAATTCCCGGATGTACTCAAATTCGCCGAGGAGATGCCTCACATAGACAG GGCGGCCCGCGTGTCAATGGAGAACCTGCAGAAATCCCTGAAGAAGATGGACAGCGACATCAGAGCTTTGGAGACGGACCTCAACAACTCCAGGGTGCCTCAGTGCCCGGACGATCTGTTCCACGAGACTATGAAC TCATTTGCGAAAGAAGCTCGCGAACAATGCGACCTCCTCAACTCTATGTATCGCAAAATGGAGGCATTATACAATGAATTAGCCGAATATTATGTGTTCGACCCGCACAAATATACGTTGGAGGAGTTCTTTGCTGACATCAAGACGTTTAAGGACTCGTTTATC ACGGCGTACCAAGAGAACGTGGTGGCGCGCGAGATGGAGGAGCGCAaccggcgcgcgcgcagcgcCCGCGAGCTGGCCGAGCGCGAGCGGCGCGAGCGCGCGCACCGCTACCAGCAGTTCGTGGACATGGAGCGCGCGCAGGACGGCGTCATGGACAG TTTGATGGAAGCGCTACAAAGCGGCTCGGCGTTCAGCAGAGAGCGGCCGAGGAAGAAGGCGAACCCCAGGGCGGCGGGAG
- the LOC106139450 gene encoding protein diaphanous isoform X4 yields the protein MDTIKVVGDFVRERSPFSLDTWFGRPKKPSGGPDRGYDTVPRGAEPRAEDDERSAAAEYTNKINALNDDQLQRRFEEMLSDMNLSEEKKAPLRKYSRDQKQKMLVAYKFVNAQEGRSKFEKPSDYVTYLNQPELSVGKLHSCLENLRIALTNNPLSWIEEFGTKGIEALLNTLNLCYVNDSRYDRVQNECIRCIAAILNNTVGIRTMFECREALPVLARSLQPRQPVCALEAAKVLAAICLIPNGHEKVLEAITMAGESSQKPRFLPIVEGLDPKAPESLKNGCMQLMNAIITEPEELEFRMHLRSEFMRTGLYDLIDELRASSERAREIQMTVFDTHAAADHDEFLARFDDVRVDFNDANECFELVKNLVLDTPAEPYLLSILQHLLFIRDDELIRPAYYKLIEECVTQIVLHKNGYDPDFRATQRFNIDVQPLIDGLIEKSRAEEERKVEELNGKLEAAIAARQEAEARAAHLEGRLQAAGGAPAHSHANIAAIAKAIGSPGGPPPPPPPPMPGGGPPPPPPPPMPGANAGGPPPPPPPPLPGGPPPPPMPGAGPPPPPMPGMGPPPPPMMGGPMMPRMPQPDVLPHGLKPKKRWEVEGPLKRANWKTIVPQKMSEKAFWVKVQEDKLASPDILSGLAMKFSSKPVAKKNEDSVDKVPTLKKVKDLKVLDSKAAQSLSILLGGSLKHMSYSHIRTCILRCDTQVLTANVLDLLIQYLPPADQLKKLSELKCNVSELTEAEQFAVTVADVKRLLPRLRSLAFREHYREIIAEVKPDIVSGTAACEEVKSSSKFAKILELLLLLGNYMNTGSNNAGAYGFEISFLTKLTATKDLENKQTLLHYLVETIENKFPDVLKFAEEMPHIDRAARVSMENLQKSLKKMDSDIRALETDLNNSRVPQCPDDLFHETMNSFAKEAREQCDLLNSMYRKMEALYNELAEYYVFDPHKYTLEEFFADIKTFKDSFITAYQENVVAREMEERNRRARSARELAERERRERAHRYQQFVDMERAQDGVMDSLMEALQSGSAFSRERPRKKANPRAAGAERRAQLSRSRSRSGLTGAMTARELTNELLSNA from the exons CTGGACACATGGTTCGGGAGGCCGAAGAAGCCGAGCGGGGGTCCGGACCGCGGGTACGACACGGTCCCGCGGGGGGCGGAGCCCCGGGCCGAGGATGACGAGCGCTCGGCCGCCGCGGAGTACACGAACAAAATCAACGCTCTCAACGATGATCAGCTGCAGAGGCGGTTTGAGGAGATGCTT TCTGACATGAACCTTAGCGAGGAGAAGAAGGCGCCGCTGAGGAAGTACTCCCGGGATCAGAAACAGAAGATGTTGGTAGCTTACAAATTTGTTAACGCACAG GAAGGGCGGTCAAAGTTCGAAAAACCATCGGACTACGTCACCTATCTGAACCAGCCTGAACTGTCTGTGGGCAAACTGCACAGCTGTCTGGAGAATCTGAGGATAGCTTTGACAAACAATCCTCTGTCGTGGATAGAAGAGTTCGGAACGAAAGGCATAGAGGCGTTGCTCAACACGCTCAACTTGTGTTATGTTAA CGACTCCCGCTACGACCGCGTGCAGAACGAGTGCATCCGCTGCATAGCGGCCATCCTGAACAACACGGTGGGCATCCGCACCATGTTCGAGTGCCGCGAGGCGCTGCCCGTGCTGGCGCGCAGCCTGCAGCCGCGCCAGCCCGTGTGCGCGCTCGAGGCCGCCAAG gTCTTAGCCGCCATCTGCTTGATACCCAACGGGCACGAGAAAGTTCTGGAAGCTATCACGATGGCAGGCGAGTCGAGTCAGAAGCCCAGGTTTCTGCCTATCGTTGAGGGGTTGGATCCCAAGGCTCCAGAGAGTTTGAAG AACGGCTGTATGCAACTGATGAATGCAATAATCACGGAACCAGAAGAATTAGAGTTTAGAATGCATCTGCGTAGCGAGTTTATGAGAACTGGACTCTATGACCTTATAG ACGAGCTTCGAGCAAGTTCTGAACGTGCGAGAGAAATACAAATGACAGTGTTTGACACGCACGCGGCGGCTGATCATGACGAGTTCCTGGCGAGGTTCGACGACGTCAG AGTGGACTTCAACGACGCGAATGAATGCTTCGAGTTGGTGAAGAATCTAGTGCTGGACACGCCGGCGGAGCCCTACTTACTGTCTATATTACAGCACTTGCTGTTTATAAGAGACGACGAATTGATAAG acCAGCATATTACAAGCTAATTGAAGAATGTGTGACGCAAATAGTGTTACACAAGAACGGATACGACCCGGATTTCAGAGCGACGCAAAGGTTCAATATTGACGTTCAACCGCTCATCGACGGGCTAATAG aaaaatcTCGAGCTGAGGAGGAGAGGAAGGTGGAGGAGCTGAACGGCAAGCTGGAGGCGGCCATCGCGGCGCGGCAGGAGGCGGAGGCGCGCGCCGCGCACCTCGAGGGGCGGCTGCAGGCGGCCGGCGGTGCGCCCGCGCACTCGCACGCCAACATCGCCGCCATCGCTAag GCGATAGGAAGTCCGGGAGGTCCGCCGCCACCACCTCCGCCGCCGATGCCTGGAG GGGGCccgccaccgccgccgccTCCCCCCATGCCTGGAG CCAATGCAGGCGGTccgcccccgccgccgccgcccccGCTGCCGGGcgggccgccgccgccgcccatGCCGGGCGCGGGCCCGCCCCCGCCGCCCATGCCCGGCATGGGGCCGCCCCCGCCGCCCATGATGGGGGGGCCCATGATGCCCAGGatg CCCCAACCAGACGTCTTACCCCACGGTCTGAAGCCCAAGAAACGGTGGGAGGTAGAGGGTCCACTGAAAAGGGCTAATTGGAAGACAATAGTGCCGCAGAAGATGTCTGAAAAGGCTTTCTGGGTCAAG GTGCAAGAGGACAAACTGGCGTCTCCAGATATCCTGAGTGGGCTGGCCATGAAGTTCTCCAGTAAACCTGTCGCCAAGAAGAACGAGGATTCTGTCGATAA aGTGCCAACATTGAAGAAGGTCAAAGATCTCAAAGTGCTAGACAGCAAGGCGGCTCAGAGTCTCTCAATCCTTCTCGGCGGTTCCCTCAAACACATGTCGTATTCTCACATAAGGACGTGTATATTGAGATGTGACACGCAAGTTTTGACTGCCAACGTTCTTGACTTATTAATACAG TACCTCCCCCCCGCGGACCAGCTGAAGAAGCTGTCCGAGCTGAAGTGCAACGTGTCGGAACTGACCGAGGCGGAGCAGTTCGCCGTCACGGTAGCTGACGTCAAGCGGCTGCTGCCCCGGCTGAGGAGTCTCGCCTTCCGGGAACACTACCGGGAGATCATCGCCGAGGTCAAACCT GACATAGTATCCGGGACGGCGGCTTGCGAAGAGGTGAAATCAAGTAGTAAATTCGCCAAAATACTTGAGCTCTTACTACTACTGGGCAACTATATGAACACGGGGTCTAACAATGCTGGCGCTTACGGCTTCGAGATCAGTTTTCTTACTAAG CTAACGGCGACGAAGGATCTTGAAAACAAGCAGACATTACTTCACTACCTCGTGGAAACCATAGAGAATAAATTCCCGGATGTACTCAAATTCGCCGAGGAGATGCCTCACATAGACAG GGCGGCCCGCGTGTCAATGGAGAACCTGCAGAAATCCCTGAAGAAGATGGACAGCGACATCAGAGCTTTGGAGACGGACCTCAACAACTCCAGGGTGCCTCAGTGCCCGGACGATCTGTTCCACGAGACTATGAAC TCATTTGCGAAAGAAGCTCGCGAACAATGCGACCTCCTCAACTCTATGTATCGCAAAATGGAGGCATTATACAATGAATTAGCCGAATATTATGTGTTCGACCCGCACAAATATACGTTGGAGGAGTTCTTTGCTGACATCAAGACGTTTAAGGACTCGTTTATC ACGGCGTACCAAGAGAACGTGGTGGCGCGCGAGATGGAGGAGCGCAaccggcgcgcgcgcagcgcCCGCGAGCTGGCCGAGCGCGAGCGGCGCGAGCGCGCGCACCGCTACCAGCAGTTCGTGGACATGGAGCGCGCGCAGGACGGCGTCATGGACAG TTTGATGGAAGCGCTACAAAGCGGCTCGGCGTTCAGCAGAGAGCGGCCGAGGAAGAAGGCGAACCCCAGGGCGGCGGGAG